A single Pantoea rwandensis DNA region contains:
- the chaB gene encoding putative cation transport regulator ChaB — protein MPYSSNRELPDSVRHVLPNHAQTIYQKAFNSAWDQYKDEEDRRGDESREQVAHKVAWAAVKHEYAKGDDDKWHPKH, from the coding sequence ATGCCGTATTCATCCAATCGTGAATTGCCTGACAGCGTGCGCCATGTCCTGCCAAATCACGCTCAGACCATTTATCAAAAGGCGTTCAATAGCGCCTGGGATCAGTATAAAGATGAAGAAGACCGCCGTGGTGATGAATCACGTGAACAGGTTGCGCACAAAGTTGCCTGGGCAGCAGTCAAGCATGAGTACGCCAAAGGCGATGACGACAAATGGCATCCTAAGCACTAG
- a CDS encoding gamma-glutamylcyclotransferase, producing the protein MLTREFLLKADCKTSFGDIDEALLWSCEKRAASLAATLACRPDQSPVWIFGYGSLMWNPVFEAEEVASGRLEGWHRAFCLRLTAGRGTVSTPGRMLALKEGGSTSGLAFRLPEARLHDELELLWKREMITGCYLPTWCELELDDARKVTALVFIMDPRHPLYEADSCRSTIAPLIAQASGPLGTNAQYLYSLEQELGKRGMQEDALTRLAAEVRALQQSAAR; encoded by the coding sequence TTGTTAACCCGGGAATTTCTTTTAAAAGCGGATTGTAAAACATCGTTTGGCGATATCGACGAAGCGCTGCTGTGGAGCTGTGAAAAGCGTGCCGCGTCACTCGCTGCCACACTGGCTTGTCGCCCTGACCAGAGCCCGGTGTGGATTTTTGGCTATGGCTCCCTGATGTGGAACCCGGTTTTTGAGGCGGAAGAAGTGGCTTCCGGACGACTCGAAGGCTGGCATCGTGCTTTCTGTCTGCGTCTGACCGCCGGCAGGGGCACGGTATCGACGCCCGGTCGAATGCTGGCGCTAAAAGAAGGCGGTTCAACCAGCGGTCTGGCTTTTCGTTTACCTGAAGCGCGGCTGCATGACGAGCTGGAGCTGCTGTGGAAGCGCGAGATGATCACCGGCTGTTATCTGCCCACCTGGTGCGAACTGGAACTGGACGATGCTCGCAAAGTGACGGCGTTGGTATTTATCATGGATCCGCGTCACCCGCTGTATGAAGCAGACTCCTGTCGCAGCACCATCGCACCGTTGATTGCCCAGGCCAGCGGACCATTGGGCACCAATGCTCAGTATCTCTACTCCCTCGAACAGGAGTTGGGTAAACGCGGCATGCAGGAAGACGCGTTGACGCGTCTGGCCGCTGAGGTGAGGGCGCTGCAGCAATCTGCAGCGCGTTAA
- a CDS encoding serine/threonine protein kinase, giving the protein MSANENHTPNALPAGYRFNEFEIKEVIGGGGFGIVYRAWDHQLERTIAIKEYMPVSLAVRAADLSLELRGERFQKLFNAGRNSFIQEARLLARFNHPGLLHVLRFWEENGTAYMGTLYYSGMTLKEWQVTSPDSIDESWIRRLLPPLFGAINTIHTAGYLHRDISLDNIQIQENQLPVLLDFGSARKEIGNLSDETEIMLKPGFAPIEQYSEEGEVEQGPWTDIYALGAVLHNLITGHAPPVSVVRCIEDNYQPLVERKPAGYSLPLLHAIDCALAMKPGDRPQSIDAFASLIDLPVSDVEALVTTFPVAVEAPTPEPVAVVPVPEPQVMAVNHAAAAIEPVTPRNVRRLSPGLVAAAAIAILAVVVVVWKTNRHSETAPIAATPSASAPVASQSAAASAPGMATVYLRLQEGEKVLLNGEAKDVKPTSSGFASLNLAAGSYRIEVQNGSQVMSQSLTIDKPGTWLINPGKP; this is encoded by the coding sequence ATGTCGGCAAACGAAAACCACACACCGAATGCCCTGCCTGCGGGTTACCGGTTTAATGAATTTGAAATCAAGGAAGTGATTGGCGGCGGCGGCTTTGGCATTGTTTACCGTGCCTGGGACCATCAGCTGGAACGCACCATCGCCATCAAAGAGTACATGCCCGTCTCGCTGGCAGTACGTGCCGCGGATCTGTCACTGGAGTTGCGCGGCGAACGTTTCCAGAAACTGTTCAATGCCGGACGAAACAGCTTTATTCAGGAAGCGCGCCTGCTGGCACGCTTCAATCATCCCGGCCTGCTGCACGTGTTGCGCTTCTGGGAAGAGAACGGCACCGCCTACATGGGCACACTCTACTACAGCGGGATGACATTAAAAGAGTGGCAGGTGACCAGCCCGGACAGTATCGATGAGTCCTGGATTCGTCGGCTGTTACCGCCGCTGTTTGGCGCAATTAACACCATCCATACCGCCGGTTATCTGCACCGTGATATTTCGCTGGATAACATCCAAATCCAGGAAAATCAGCTGCCGGTGTTACTTGATTTTGGTTCAGCCCGTAAGGAGATCGGCAATCTCTCTGATGAAACCGAAATCATGCTGAAGCCCGGCTTTGCCCCGATTGAGCAATACAGCGAAGAAGGTGAGGTAGAGCAAGGCCCCTGGACCGATATCTATGCGCTAGGCGCGGTGCTGCACAATCTGATTACCGGCCACGCGCCGCCTGTCAGCGTGGTGCGCTGCATCGAGGATAACTATCAACCCTTGGTTGAACGCAAGCCAGCCGGCTATTCGCTGCCGCTACTGCATGCCATCGACTGTGCGCTGGCAATGAAACCCGGTGACCGTCCGCAGAGCATTGATGCGTTTGCCAGCCTGATCGATTTGCCGGTGAGTGATGTTGAAGCCCTGGTCACCACCTTCCCTGTCGCCGTGGAAGCCCCAACGCCTGAACCCGTCGCCGTAGTGCCGGTGCCTGAACCGCAGGTGATGGCGGTGAATCATGCAGCGGCGGCGATTGAACCTGTCACGCCACGCAACGTGCGTCGCCTTTCGCCTGGTCTGGTCGCCGCCGCTGCCATTGCCATTCTGGCCGTGGTGGTGGTGGTGTGGAAAACCAATCGCCACAGTGAAACCGCTCCGATAGCCGCGACCCCTTCTGCCTCAGCGCCGGTGGCGAGTCAGAGTGCAGCAGCCAGCGCGCCAGGTATGGCAACCGTCTATCTGCGCTTGCAGGAGGGCGAGAAAGTGCTGCTCAACGGCGAAGCGAAGGATGTGAAACCCACCAGCAGTGGCTTTGCTTCACTCAATCTGGCGGCGGGAAGTTATCGAATTGAAGTGCAAAATGGCAGCCAGGTAATGAGCCAATCACTGACCATCGACAAGCCCGGAACCTGGCTGATTAATCCGGGTAAACCGTAG
- a CDS encoding PP2C family protein-serine/threonine phosphatase: MKMMFASRCQQGMRDENQDRTGAELDERKACFLVCDGVAGLPGGDKAAQIVRDTLLTQLHNNPTFTPESTRAAIEHCQQVLLEAQGKNPKYARMSTTLAALFIDRETQRAWWAHAGDSRVYHFRHGVLSQVTRDHSLAQQLREAGYENTGINSNLLYNALGVEPARPATFSEVIPLTDGDAFLVCTDGFWLNLTTHEMEQALRMVNACEEWLTLMEQAVNRSVKSDNLSALAIWIGEPQEATLLYSQADAARFLPTRY; encoded by the coding sequence ATGAAAATGATGTTTGCCAGCCGTTGCCAGCAGGGAATGCGCGATGAAAACCAGGATCGCACCGGGGCCGAGCTGGATGAGCGCAAAGCCTGCTTTCTGGTTTGCGATGGCGTGGCCGGTCTGCCTGGCGGTGATAAAGCGGCGCAAATCGTGCGGGATACGCTGCTGACACAGTTACACAACAATCCGACGTTCACGCCCGAAAGCACACGCGCAGCGATTGAGCACTGTCAGCAGGTGTTGCTTGAGGCGCAGGGAAAAAATCCGAAATATGCACGCATGAGCACCACGCTGGCCGCGCTGTTTATTGACCGCGAGACACAGCGCGCATGGTGGGCGCATGCAGGTGACAGCCGGGTTTATCACTTCCGTCATGGGGTGTTGAGTCAGGTGACACGTGACCATAGTCTGGCCCAGCAGCTGCGGGAAGCAGGCTATGAAAATACCGGAATTAACAGTAATTTACTCTATAATGCGCTCGGCGTTGAGCCTGCACGTCCCGCCACCTTTAGTGAAGTGATTCCCTTAACGGATGGCGATGCGTTTCTCGTCTGCACGGACGGGTTCTGGCTCAATCTGACCACTCACGAGATGGAACAAGCCCTGCGCATGGTCAATGCCTGCGAAGAGTGGCTGACTTTGATGGAACAAGCCGTTAACCGCAGTGTAAAAAGCGACAATCTCAGCGCTCTGGCCATCTGGATTGGCGAACCGCAGGAAGCGACGCTGCTTTATTCCCAGGCTGATGCGGCACGTTTTCTGCCGACACGTTATTGA
- the tagH gene encoding type VI secretion system-associated FHA domain protein TagH: MQFTIVQCNTDVPAKTVAFKPPGGTIGRSQDNDLVLPDESRAISRLQALVHISPEGECRLTNQGSVTSVVLNGVALQRGSQVQLQHGDALQIGDYGLEVRDPACQSTQQDDPLTFFADSAADPLGMQQAFDVVPESTAARPERRTDPRLGIDPQSDAPSAPATLPQADQDKLLAALLEGMGLNNGHHTTITEEQMRVTGRMLSLFSQGTVALLSSRSILKRGVKADMTMILNEANNPFKILPSGKTVLMQIYQSQMPGFMPPEAAVRDALVDLQAHQLGMIAGIRAIIAAMLQSFNPQRLEEEARKDGVLPKLPFNGGRKAALWDYFSRHYQRTAGEIEDDFHTLFGEAFLHAYDMEVNQYKDSQTRTEDA; this comes from the coding sequence ATGCAATTTACCATTGTGCAGTGCAATACGGATGTGCCAGCAAAGACGGTTGCTTTTAAACCGCCTGGGGGAACCATTGGCCGCAGTCAGGATAACGATCTGGTACTGCCTGACGAATCGCGCGCCATTTCACGCTTGCAGGCGTTGGTGCATATCTCCCCGGAAGGTGAGTGCCGTCTGACCAATCAGGGCAGTGTGACCTCAGTGGTATTGAACGGCGTGGCGCTACAGCGCGGTTCACAAGTGCAATTACAGCATGGTGATGCACTGCAAATCGGCGATTATGGCCTTGAGGTGCGCGATCCTGCCTGCCAGAGCACCCAGCAGGATGACCCGCTCACGTTCTTCGCGGACAGTGCGGCCGATCCACTCGGTATGCAGCAGGCATTCGACGTGGTGCCGGAATCCACTGCGGCGCGTCCGGAGCGCCGTACTGATCCACGCCTGGGTATTGACCCACAAAGTGATGCCCCTTCGGCTCCCGCCACGCTGCCGCAAGCCGATCAAGACAAGCTGCTGGCCGCGCTATTGGAAGGCATGGGGTTGAATAATGGCCATCACACGACAATCACCGAAGAGCAGATGCGCGTGACGGGCCGTATGCTGAGCCTGTTCTCGCAAGGCACTGTTGCCCTGCTCTCTTCCCGTTCGATCCTCAAACGCGGCGTGAAAGCCGACATGACGATGATCCTCAATGAGGCGAATAATCCGTTTAAAATTTTGCCTTCGGGTAAAACGGTATTGATGCAGATTTATCAGAGTCAGATGCCCGGTTTCATGCCGCCAGAAGCGGCAGTGCGCGATGCACTGGTGGATTTGCAGGCGCATCAGTTGGGGATGATTGCGGGCATCCGCGCGATCATCGCGGCGATGCTGCAATCCTTCAATCCGCAACGGCTGGAAGAGGAAGCACGTAAAGATGGCGTGTTGCCTAAGCTACCGTTTAACGGCGGGCGTAAAGCGGCCTTGTGGGATTACTTTTCACGCCACTACCAGCGCACTGCCGGTGAAATTGAAGATGACTTCCATACCCTGTTTGGTGAAGCCTTCCTGCATGCGTATGACATGGAAGTGAATCAATATAAAGATTCCCAGACTCGGACCGAAGACGCATGA
- the tagF gene encoding type VI secretion system-associated protein TagF: protein MATHTAPGWYGKLPATGDFLRQRLSENTVTPWSHWFQQGLMHWHQQPDASTQLFLRAPVWNFVLPLSPLRQQVQMGCLMPSCDRVGRSWPLLALRSFPLSHWHSAQLAMSGDWFQELGTLLLRGVRDRLNPDALEQQMQRVTPLVVPDNQRSDIMDVIGFDDLPCTLSWREVADKFDPQQHISYWWSNRSDGFAHATHKHSGPLTAQLFALLFNPAAGAQPGRNGLYPPMFE, encoded by the coding sequence ATGGCGACGCACACCGCGCCGGGTTGGTACGGCAAATTGCCGGCCACCGGCGATTTCCTGCGCCAGCGCCTGAGTGAGAATACCGTGACGCCCTGGAGCCATTGGTTTCAACAGGGGCTCATGCACTGGCATCAGCAACCCGATGCCTCCACTCAGCTGTTTCTGCGCGCACCTGTCTGGAATTTTGTTCTGCCGCTGTCGCCGCTGCGTCAGCAGGTGCAGATGGGCTGCCTGATGCCCTCGTGCGATCGCGTAGGGCGCAGTTGGCCGCTGCTGGCCTTGCGAAGTTTTCCGCTCAGCCACTGGCACAGCGCTCAGCTGGCCATGTCGGGCGACTGGTTTCAGGAGCTGGGCACGCTGCTACTGCGCGGCGTGCGTGACCGGCTGAACCCCGATGCGCTGGAGCAGCAGATGCAACGCGTGACGCCGCTGGTGGTCCCGGATAATCAGCGCAGCGATATTATGGATGTGATTGGTTTTGATGATCTGCCCTGTACGCTGAGCTGGCGTGAAGTGGCGGATAAATTTGATCCCCAGCAGCACATTAGCTACTGGTGGAGTAATCGCAGTGACGGTTTTGCCCACGCCACACATAAACACAGTGGGCCGCTCACCGCGCAACTTTTTGCGTTACTGTTTAACCCGGCGGCAGGTGCACAGCCGGGACGCAACGGCCTCTATCCACCCATGTTTGAATGA
- the tssM gene encoding type VI secretion system membrane subunit TssM, translating into MRASLQHLLTHRLLWSLIGVTALSCVLWMLGPLWSWGDTRPLEPVFPRQLLVGLLFFCWVLFQFIPAIWRGWFNSKLLNRLQEMSHEELSDRQATDALLAQRFSEAALRLKRTQFGRRHQQNWLARFQSHYLYQLPWYVMIGAPGAGKTTALLNAGLEFPLTDSLGKAAIRGVGGTRHCDWWFTDSAVMIDTAGRYALQESQRARDGAEWQSFINLLKRYRTRQPINGVIMTISVADLLTDSAEARHAQASALRSRMQELYQQTGIHFPVYVMVTKTDLLKGFLSFHEGLSKPQRDAIWGFTFPWEPGKPHKDDWHTSFSLQYQHLEQRLKQQLPMVMANERDLTLRADCFLFPQEFSSLRPLLNEYLDVVFSRHEDEIAWSARGLFFTSGTQEGLPFDRIMGELNRKLQLPHTGESRFATWDSVTRNNPIPGNKGQSFFIRDLLSDLVFRESGLAGSNRHWEYRNRLFHWIGYGALTGALLLLSGLWLASYFQNQQYLNQVAARIEPMTRQSQQVIHQPADNIFDLLPFLNNLVKLPLSERFSLDNPPLSMRAGLYRGNQVSDAAWVLYQNALKSLLLPRVAQQITNLLRDDPGNDNEYSRNALRAYQMLYQPRNYDGEFLRAWLMQNLQRNLPDDVSARDLQQLDWHLSQLLDQQIQSSPYARDNALMMRKLAENLKIAGANGSSLAIAPQRASQRLTGHSE; encoded by the coding sequence ATGCGCGCATCGCTGCAACATCTGTTAACCCACCGCCTATTGTGGAGCCTGATTGGTGTCACCGCCTTAAGCTGTGTGCTGTGGATGCTCGGCCCGTTGTGGAGTTGGGGAGATACCCGTCCGCTTGAGCCGGTTTTTCCTCGTCAACTCCTGGTCGGTTTGCTGTTCTTTTGCTGGGTGCTGTTCCAGTTTATCCCGGCGATCTGGCGTGGCTGGTTTAACAGTAAACTCCTCAACCGTTTGCAGGAGATGAGTCACGAAGAGCTGTCCGATCGTCAGGCCACTGATGCGCTGCTGGCTCAGCGCTTCAGCGAAGCCGCATTGCGCCTGAAACGCACACAGTTTGGTCGTCGTCATCAACAGAACTGGCTGGCACGTTTTCAGAGCCACTATCTCTACCAACTGCCCTGGTATGTCATGATTGGGGCGCCCGGCGCAGGGAAAACTACCGCCCTGCTCAATGCCGGACTGGAGTTTCCGCTGACCGATAGCCTTGGCAAAGCGGCGATTCGCGGCGTCGGCGGCACGCGGCACTGTGACTGGTGGTTTACCGACAGCGCGGTGATGATCGATACCGCAGGGCGATATGCCCTGCAGGAGAGCCAGCGTGCACGCGACGGCGCCGAGTGGCAGAGTTTCATTAACCTGCTGAAACGCTATCGCACACGCCAGCCAATCAACGGCGTGATCATGACCATCAGCGTGGCTGACCTGCTCACCGATTCCGCGGAGGCGCGTCATGCGCAGGCCAGCGCGTTGCGAAGCCGGATGCAGGAGTTGTATCAGCAAACCGGTATTCATTTCCCGGTGTATGTGATGGTGACCAAGACCGATCTGCTGAAAGGTTTTTTAAGCTTCCACGAAGGCTTGAGCAAACCACAGCGCGACGCCATTTGGGGATTCACCTTCCCATGGGAACCCGGCAAACCGCACAAAGATGACTGGCATACCAGTTTTAGCCTGCAATATCAGCATCTAGAACAGCGCCTAAAGCAGCAACTGCCGATGGTGATGGCAAACGAACGCGATCTCACCCTACGTGCGGACTGTTTCCTGTTTCCACAGGAGTTCAGCTCCCTGCGCCCGCTGCTGAATGAGTACCTTGATGTGGTGTTCTCGCGCCATGAGGATGAGATTGCCTGGTCAGCGCGCGGCTTATTCTTTACCAGCGGCACACAGGAAGGCTTACCGTTTGACCGCATCATGGGCGAACTCAACCGTAAGCTGCAGTTGCCGCACACCGGTGAGAGTCGCTTCGCAACCTGGGATAGCGTGACTCGTAATAATCCCATCCCTGGCAACAAAGGCCAGAGCTTCTTTATCCGTGACCTGCTGAGCGATCTGGTGTTCCGCGAAAGTGGCCTGGCGGGCAGCAACCGCCACTGGGAATACCGCAACCGCCTGTTTCACTGGATTGGCTACGGTGCGCTGACCGGTGCACTGCTCTTGCTCTCCGGTTTATGGCTGGCCAGCTATTTCCAGAACCAGCAATATCTTAACCAGGTCGCCGCGCGTATTGAGCCGATGACTCGTCAGAGTCAGCAGGTGATTCATCAGCCAGCCGATAATATCTTTGATCTGCTACCCTTCTTAAATAACCTGGTGAAGTTGCCTTTGTCGGAGCGCTTTTCCCTCGACAATCCACCGCTTAGCATGCGCGCGGGTCTGTATCGTGGCAACCAGGTAAGCGATGCGGCATGGGTGCTTTATCAAAATGCGCTTAAGTCTCTGCTGTTACCGCGCGTGGCCCAGCAAATCACCAATTTGCTGCGTGATGATCCCGGTAACGACAATGAATACAGCCGCAATGCGCTGCGTGCCTATCAGATGTTGTATCAGCCGCGCAATTATGACGGCGAATTCCTGCGTGCCTGGCTGATGCAGAATCTTCAACGCAATCTGCCAGATGATGTCAGCGCCCGGGATTTGCAGCAGCTTGACTGGCATCTTAGCCAGCTTCTGGATCAGCAGATTCAGTCGTCACCTTATGCGCGAGATAACGCACTAATGATGCGCAAGCTTGCGGAAAATCTGAAAATTGCTGGTGCGAATGGCAGTTCGCTGGCGATTGCACCACAGCGGGCTTCGCAGCGATTGACCGGACACAGTGAGTAA
- the icmH gene encoding type IVB secretion system protein IcmH/DotU: MTQDSVVRDGIVAGNDNLLLNAAAPILNAVVRIRQAATHDDPAGLRQLLIEEIRQFEYRCKQAGLPFEMIIGARYCLCSVLDEAAAQTPWGTRGVWSGNGMLVTFHNESWGGEKVFQLLSRVSQSPQQHLWLLELIHYCLLLGYEGRYRGSDNGRAQCEGIRKRLAQLIQETRPSTANPAAPLVEVHPLVSRLTRPMVPLWACAMLAALIACLIYSGLNWRLGNAAEPLLRAIYQTPLPQIMPGRRPTSPQALLDLHQRLNDVIAAGQLEVSDGAFGSKVIIPADKLFSPDGTVVNQVGRALLAHVASAMKTVKGTVLVSVYTDNSPVDGRFASSYEFSFARARAVTQLLNPQLAEGHSVKAEGRGDSNPLLPNDSNENRARNRRVEITLFAAPETLGNHPGGE; encoded by the coding sequence ATGACCCAGGATTCTGTTGTCCGCGATGGCATTGTCGCGGGCAACGATAACCTTTTGCTTAATGCCGCAGCACCGATATTGAATGCCGTTGTCCGTATACGGCAGGCTGCTACGCATGACGATCCCGCCGGTTTACGTCAGTTACTGATTGAAGAGATCCGCCAATTCGAATATCGTTGTAAGCAAGCCGGTTTGCCGTTTGAGATGATTATTGGTGCACGCTACTGCTTATGCAGCGTACTGGATGAAGCCGCCGCGCAAACCCCGTGGGGTACGCGGGGTGTGTGGTCAGGGAACGGCATGCTGGTCACTTTCCATAATGAAAGCTGGGGCGGCGAAAAAGTATTTCAGCTGCTTTCCCGCGTCTCGCAAAGCCCGCAGCAACACCTGTGGTTGCTGGAGCTGATCCATTACTGTCTGCTGCTGGGTTATGAAGGCCGTTATCGCGGTAGCGATAACGGCCGTGCACAATGTGAAGGGATTCGTAAACGTCTCGCTCAACTGATCCAGGAAACACGCCCGTCGACCGCTAACCCGGCCGCGCCACTGGTGGAAGTGCATCCTCTGGTCAGTCGCTTAACCCGTCCGATGGTGCCGTTATGGGCCTGTGCGATGCTAGCGGCCCTGATTGCCTGCCTGATTTACAGCGGCCTGAACTGGCGGCTGGGCAATGCGGCCGAGCCGCTGCTGCGCGCCATCTATCAAACTCCGCTGCCACAAATTATGCCTGGCCGTCGACCTACCTCTCCACAGGCGTTGCTGGATTTGCATCAGCGTTTGAATGATGTGATCGCCGCCGGTCAACTGGAAGTCAGCGATGGCGCATTTGGCAGTAAGGTGATCATTCCCGCCGATAAACTCTTCTCCCCGGACGGTACCGTGGTCAATCAGGTCGGTCGCGCGCTGCTGGCACACGTTGCCAGCGCCATGAAAACCGTTAAAGGAACGGTATTGGTGTCGGTGTACACCGATAACAGCCCGGTGGATGGGCGTTTTGCCTCAAGCTATGAATTTTCCTTTGCGCGCGCACGCGCCGTGACCCAATTACTGAATCCGCAACTGGCTGAAGGGCACAGTGTGAAAGCGGAAGGCCGCGGCGACAGTAATCCGTTGCTGCCCAATGACAGCAATGAAAACCGCGCGCGCAACCGGCGTGTGGAGATCACCCTGTTTGCCGCACCGGAAACCCTCGGCAATCATCCAGGAGGTGAGTGA
- a CDS encoding SH3 domain-containing protein, which produces MVNKSLLLTLLAVLTLAGCKAPPPPMTDDTLVTSEVNGVKLVHRHAVAAPGEFTPVNGSFRALYAASVMTTPDYGGKVVRYLDNAKPFEVLGRVDHSWLAVADEPNGQLIGYIPPKAGVESSRYDATVRSDRPRPRRTKQVCVAVGGASKACRTNDTATWILD; this is translated from the coding sequence ATGGTGAATAAGAGTCTGTTGCTCACTCTGCTGGCAGTATTGACGTTGGCGGGTTGTAAAGCGCCACCACCGCCGATGACTGATGACACCCTGGTCACCAGTGAGGTCAATGGCGTCAAGCTAGTCCACCGTCATGCGGTGGCAGCGCCAGGCGAATTCACGCCGGTTAATGGGAGTTTCCGCGCACTCTATGCGGCGTCGGTGATGACCACGCCTGATTATGGCGGCAAGGTTGTTCGTTATCTCGATAACGCGAAACCGTTTGAAGTACTGGGACGTGTCGACCACAGTTGGTTAGCCGTTGCCGATGAACCCAATGGACAGCTGATTGGTTACATCCCGCCGAAAGCCGGGGTTGAAAGTAGCCGTTATGACGCCACCGTGCGTAGCGACCGTCCACGTCCCCGCCGTACTAAACAGGTCTGCGTGGCCGTTGGCGGTGCCAGCAAGGCTTGCCGCACCAACGATACCGCGACCTGGATCCTAGACTGA
- a CDS encoding nitrate regulatory protein, with product MSRALEYLHASRASEIASLRRLMRTGEQILAISELIHVLQRERGASNIWICSAGRLFGDELDARAREVEQRQKIALTVLPEAVAQPGYSRFCMLIAAALQSLESLPSLRQHIREGQYSHAEAMEGFNHIIRTLLNLVFEATDTASEPAISRALIALFSFMQGKELAGQERATGSAGFAAGQFTPEQRQRIQMLIAAQEQSFATFSQFADAQNQQQWLLMANADSQIERLRRIACTGAQCGENGVLQWFTLLSQRLDQMKQIEDGLCSTLMACCQRAITTSEQAEPQHLATNQDASFSLYVAGASWLGEQEATLDSNGLAPQLGRSVLSLIREQAQRLQAQADELATMRASLDERKIIDQAKGWLMQQHGFSEQDAWQALRKSAMNQNKRMLDIAQAILAVAATLKP from the coding sequence ATGAGCCGGGCCCTAGAGTATTTGCATGCCAGCCGCGCCAGCGAAATTGCCAGCTTGCGACGGCTAATGCGCACAGGCGAACAGATTCTCGCCATTAGTGAGTTAATTCACGTGCTGCAACGTGAACGCGGTGCCAGCAACATCTGGATCTGTTCAGCCGGACGGCTGTTTGGAGATGAGCTGGACGCGCGCGCGCGTGAGGTTGAGCAGCGTCAAAAAATTGCCTTAACAGTCCTGCCGGAAGCGGTGGCACAGCCGGGTTACAGCCGTTTCTGTATGCTGATTGCGGCAGCACTGCAGTCGTTAGAGAGTCTGCCATCACTACGTCAGCATATTCGGGAGGGGCAATACAGCCATGCAGAGGCGATGGAGGGCTTTAATCACATTATTCGTACCTTACTGAATCTGGTCTTCGAGGCTACGGATACCGCCAGTGAGCCCGCAATTTCCCGTGCACTGATTGCGCTCTTTAGCTTTATGCAGGGTAAGGAGCTGGCGGGGCAGGAGCGCGCCACGGGGTCTGCCGGTTTTGCTGCCGGGCAGTTTACCCCGGAACAGCGTCAGCGGATTCAAATGTTGATTGCCGCTCAGGAGCAAAGCTTCGCAACCTTTAGTCAGTTCGCGGATGCGCAAAATCAGCAGCAATGGCTGTTGATGGCAAATGCGGACAGCCAGATTGAGCGTCTGCGTCGCATTGCCTGCACCGGTGCGCAGTGCGGTGAAAATGGTGTGTTGCAATGGTTCACGCTGCTGAGCCAACGTCTCGATCAAATGAAACAGATCGAGGATGGGTTATGCAGCACATTAATGGCGTGTTGCCAGCGTGCCATTACCACCAGCGAACAAGCTGAACCGCAACACCTGGCGACCAATCAGGACGCGAGCTTCTCCTTGTATGTCGCAGGCGCCAGCTGGCTGGGTGAACAGGAAGCAACGCTGGACAGTAACGGCCTTGCCCCTCAACTCGGCCGCTCGGTGTTGTCGCTGATCCGTGAGCAGGCGCAACGTTTACAAGCGCAGGCGGATGAACTTGCCACCATGCGTGCTTCTCTGGATGAACGAAAAATTATCGACCAGGCCAAAGGATGGCTGATGCAGCAGCACGGTTTTAGCGAGCAAGATGCGTGGCAAGCGCTGCGTAAAAGCGCCATGAATCAGAACAAACGCATGCTGGATATTGCGCAGGCGATCCTCGCCGTGGCGGCGACGCTGAAGCCATAA